Proteins co-encoded in one Medicago truncatula cultivar Jemalong A17 chromosome 8, MtrunA17r5.0-ANR, whole genome shotgun sequence genomic window:
- the LOC112417312 gene encoding uncharacterized protein has product MRWHLVKPLKIDNVRLALDSAKDDFLWRPYVQYADKFEMFYPNDETLVPLKKDLDKKNLSFVMSLRVSELVGFESIEQYLPHRVAMQFGMDQDVPACVPRFNENETIAWKNYCRPLSDASLFIPSRFFDAGVTTRYATWWKRSAGSSTCTAHAEIPLEFLHPKLVTFGKPCDYSSKAKGDDIVDGDVEDGLNSEKNSVDIVTGSDNSVEDGLNAEKNMAVDGPSPLLSVAEDGNHVFEDVQSKDADQSMEARLSNDDVCEAETPTERYSFLSEASIADLEQRISQLEIAHTKLKTKRLGLS; this is encoded by the coding sequence ATGAGGTGGCATTTGGTTAAACCCTTGAAAATTGATAATGTGAGGTTGGCATTAGATTCAGCTAAGGATGATTTTCTTTGGCGCCCATATGTTCAATATGCCGATAAGTTTGAAATGTTTTATCCAAATGATGAAACTTTGGTACCGCTTAAGAAggatttggataaaaaaaatctctcatTTGTTATGTCATTGAGAGTTTCCGAGCTAGTTGGTTTTGAGTCTATTGAGCAATATCTTCCACATAGAGTTGCTATGCAATTTGGAATGGATCAAGATGTTCCAGCTTGTGTGCCTAGATTCAATGAGAATGAAACCATTGCTTGGAAAAATTACTGCAGACCCTTATCTGATGCAAGTTTATTCATTCCATCTAGATTTTTTGATGCCGGTGTTACCACACGTTATGCAACGTGGTGGAAGAGAAGTGCAGGTTCATCAACATGTACAGCTCATGCTGAGATTCCACTTGAGTTTCTTCATCCTAAACTTGTTACTTTTGGAAAGCCTTGTGACTATAGTTCAAAAGCTAAGGgagatgatattgttgatggtgatgttgaagatggcttgaattctGAGAAAAACTCTGTTGATATTGTTACCGGCTCTGATAATTCTGTTGAAGATGGTTTGAATGCTGAGAAAAATATGGCTGTTGATGGTCCTTCTCCTTTGTTATCTGTTGCTGAGGATGGTAACCATGTCTTCGAAGATGTTCAGTCTAAAGATGCAGATCAGAGCATGGAAGCAAGGCTGTCAAATGACGATGTCTGCGAAGCTGAGACTCCAACTGAAAGGTATAGCTTTTTATCTGAAGCAAGCATTGCAGATCTTGAACAAAGAATCAGCCAGCTCGAGATAGCGCATACAAAACTGAAGACGAAAAGGTTAGGCCTCAGTTGA
- the LOC25500889 gene encoding UPF0187 protein At3g61320, chloroplastic produces MYHPPNNQIKLTNLTSQFTPKCHSHLLQQLILQPYSKSYKHTPLKCSSTPPPTPIKTIITLLRTIPDWADQNQERGMQKNRTLYNHTNWVTHRSSLRHVRHFFSSFSSRVILSLVPPVLFFTSFAAVIAAYNSAVWFHYLPEFFPVLRASSLPYQLTAPALALLLVFRTEASYSRFVEGKKAWTAVIAAASDFARLVMATVDVSGKGDFQVKKELLNYIIAFPIVLKCHVLYGSDVERDLQHLLEVDDIALIMKSNHRPRCTIEFISQSIRLLKLEDSRRSILESKITCFHEGIGLCEQLLGIPIPLSYTRLTSRFLVLWHLTLPIILWDDCHWIVVPATFISAASLFCIEEVGVLIEDPFPMLALNDLCQKAQKDIQEAIATENVIHAHLVAKRNYHSKEHSPNGWPSS; encoded by the exons ATGTACCATCCTCCCAATAACCAAATCAAACTCACAAACCTAACTTCCCAATTCACCCCAAAATGCCACTCACACCTACTCCAACAACTAATTCTTCAACCATATTCCAAATCCTACAAACACACCCCCCTAAAATGTTCTTCCACACCTCCCCCCACTCCAATAAAAACCATAATCACCCTCCTCCGTACAATCCCAGACTGGGCAGACCAAAACCAAGAACGAGGAATGCAAAAAAACAGAACACTCTACAACCACACAAACTGGGTCACACACCGTTCCTCTCTCCGTCACGTGCGTCACTTTTTCTCTAGCTTCTCCTCACGTGTCATCCTCTCTTTAGTCCCTCCTGTTCTCTTCTTCACTTCTTTCGCCGCCGTCATCGCCGCTTACAACTCCGCCGTCTGGTTCCATTACTTGCCGGAGTTTTTTCCTGTACTAAGAGCTTCTTCGCTTCCTTATCAACTTACTGCTCCTGCTCTTGCGTTGCTATTGGTTTTCAGAACGGAGGCTTCTTATTCGAGATTTGTTGAAGGGAAGAAAGCTTGGACTGCTGTTATTGCTGCTGCTAGTGATTTTGCTAGACTTGTTATGGCTACTGTTGATGTCAGTGGGAAGGGTGATTTTCAAGTTAAGAAGGAGCTTTTGAATTATATCATTGCTTTTCCTATTGTTCTTAAG TGTCATGTGTTGTATGGTTCAGACGTTGAGAGAGATCTTCAACATTTGCTAGAAGTAGATGATATAGCATTGATCATGAAATCGAATCATCGACCTCGCTGCACTATTGAGTTTATATCGCAGAGCATTCGGCTACTAAAATTGGAGGATTCTAGAAGAAGTATCTTG GAATCAAAGATCACTTGTTTCCATGAAGGAATTGGCTTATGTGAACAGCTTCTGGGTATTCCGATTCCGTTATCATATACTCGCCTGACTTCAAGGTTTCTTGTCTTATGGCATCTGACGCTCCCTATCATACTTTGGGATGATTGTCATTGGATTGTCGTTCCTGCTACCTTTATCAGTGCTGCCTCTTTGTTCTGCATTGAAGAA GTTGGAGTTCTTATAGAGGATCCATTTCCAATGCTTGCGCTTAATGATCTCTGCCAAAAGGCCCAGAAAGACATTCAAGAAGCAATTGCAACCGAAAATGTGATTCATGCACACCTTGTTGCAAAGCGAAACTACCACTCTAAAGAGCATTCACCAAATGGCTGGCCTAGTTCCTAA